The segment GACGGCCCCTACCACGCCACCCTCTGGGTCCCCGGGCACGCCTGACACCAGGCGGTGGCATGGGACAGCCGGAGATGATGGACCGGTGCCGATGACGTTTCCCTCCCATGCCGCCGCCGTCATGCCCCTCAAGCTCCTACGGCCCCGCTGGTTCGACGGCGTCGCACTCGTGGTCGGATCAACCGCTCCCGATCTCCCCTACGCGCTGGGTGCTCCCCTGCCGACCTACGGCCACACCTGGGTCGGGCTGGCCCTGTGGGGCGTGCCGCTGACCATGACTGCGGCCCTGCTCATCCGGTGGTCGGCGCCCGTCGTCGCCGCCCATCTACCGGGCTGGTGGCAGGACTACGGAGTCCTGGGACGCGTACGCCACCCCTGGTACATAACGGCGCTCTCGGCCTGGATCGGCGCGATCACCCACCGGCTGTGGGACGAGGTCACCCACGACCGCCTGCCAGGGACATCCCTGGGCTTCGCCGCCCTCGGCCGACCTCTACTCCCCGGCCTCCCCTGGTGGGAAGCGCTCCACGCCGCCTCCAGCCTGCTCGGGCTCATCGGCTGGATCTGGGCCACCGTCCACATCGGCCGCCACGGCCTGCTCCGACACTGGCACGGCCCGCCTCCCCAAACCGCCCGGCGACCCGTACTCTTCTGGGCCGCGGTGGCGGCGGCACTGACCATGGGCACCGCCATCTCGGCACTGCTCCCCGACGGCCGCATCCCGATCGTCCTCGGCGCACGTCTCCTGGACGTCTTCGCGGGCGCGTTCGTGGTTGCCGCATCCGTCATCCGCCTGTCGCCGCACGCCCGTCCCGAGCTCTGCTCTGGGCCGCCATCTCAGGTGCGCCCGCATCCCCCAGCCCCGCCACGGGCCGGAAGGCCTGAGGATCAGTGAGGCGTTCCGATCACGACCCTTCGGGCAGACGCTGGGCCGTCCGCCAGCGCGGGGCCCCGTCATCGGGGACGTCCGGGGAGGCGAAGTGAAACGGCACTCCGAGGTGGTCGGCCAGGCCCTGCCCCGCCTCGGCGGCAGCGGTGCCCTGCGGGGGCCCGTCAGCACGGTAGTAGACGGTCGCCAGGTGGCCTTCCGCAGCTGGGTCGTCCAGGACCGCGACCAGCAGCACGAACCAGTCATGGACGGTGTCGCCGTCCCAGAAAGCCTCGATCGCGGCCACCCGGCCCTGGAAGGCCGCGGCGCGGGCCGCGAGCGAGGGGATGTCGAGCGGATCAGACGCCCTGCGTTGCACGCGGTCGCCGAGCGCCTCGTAGCGTCCGTGGACCACCAGTTCTGCCTCGCTCAGGCCCAATCCCAAGGGGCGCAGGGCCTCCCACACCGCCTTGACCGCCATCATCCGGCGGTCGCGCAGCACGTCCGCGTCGACCTCCCGGCGGGTCCCTTCCTCCAGGTAGGCCCACCAGCCGCTCACTGGGCCACCGAGCGGGATTCCATGGCGTGCGTCATGACCGGAGGTTACGCGCGATTCAGCCGGTGACCGTGAGCCGACCATCCGACGTCATGAGTTGCGGAGCGCGGTATTCCAGCGTGACCGTCTGGCCGTCGGCGACCTCGACGGTGGTGCCGGCCTCGCAGCACCGCTCCTTGAACAGGTACCGGAAGTAGACGTTGACCCGATGCGAGCCGGGAGTCAGCGGTATGAAGCGGCTGCTGCGCCAAGCCCCGCTCTGGGCCTGCCCATCGACCTCGACCGTCAGGCGTACGAAGTAGAGAAACACCTGCATCGGGTTGTGACGCCCCAGTACGGAGATGCCCGTCTGTGTGGACACGTTGCCTCTTCCTGTCTGTTGATCTCTTCCAAGAGTGTGCACGGCGGCAGATCAGGCCGAGTCAGCGGCGCCGCAGCCGGAACAGTAGCCCGTCCTGCCGCGGTCTCCGTGCTCATGTGAGCCGTCCCCCAGGCGCAGCGGTGCGCAATCTCCTGTCCGCCGCCGGGCAAGTCTCCCAGTCGTCCTGGCAGGAGACATAGGGGGAATTACGCAACTCGCCACGCAACTTTCAGCGGCGGCCACGGCCCAGCCATGGGTGCCCGCTGGCCACCCGGGGCTTGCCCCGGCCGTGGACGCCACCGGACAGAGCAGTGCCGACATCGTCCGTCGCCACCTTCAGGTCTTCGAAACGCAGGACATCGCCGAGCTCAGAGATCTGGTGGCCGAGGATGTCCTCGTCCACGGCGCCGGCCAGCACATC is part of the Streptomyces sp. NBC_01262 genome and harbors:
- a CDS encoding DUF4184 family protein, which produces MTFPSHAAAVMPLKLLRPRWFDGVALVVGSTAPDLPYALGAPLPTYGHTWVGLALWGVPLTMTAALLIRWSAPVVAAHLPGWWQDYGVLGRVRHPWYITALSAWIGAITHRLWDEVTHDRLPGTSLGFAALGRPLLPGLPWWEALHAASSLLGLIGWIWATVHIGRHGLLRHWHGPPPQTARRPVLFWAAVAAALTMGTAISALLPDGRIPIVLGARLLDVFAGAFVVAASVIRLSPHARPELCSGPPSQVRPHPPAPPRAGRPEDQ